The Amycolatopsis mongoliensis genome includes a window with the following:
- a CDS encoding YbaB/EbfC family nucleoid-associated protein produces MQPNLGPGEDFELLLERQVRDMQAKAAALNEALSAAGATVRSRDGAVTVTLAPNGALTNLELGHRACELGPARLTAAIMGTVREAQRQTARSVADSFATINGDGESTDMVRSFLPPDPPPDGDFAAPESAEPERTPPPAVPPARPPAPPAPPSAGPAPRRRPPADDHPDDESNPW; encoded by the coding sequence GTGCAACCCAACCTGGGGCCAGGTGAAGACTTCGAGCTCCTGCTCGAACGTCAGGTCCGGGACATGCAGGCGAAGGCGGCGGCGCTGAACGAAGCGCTTTCCGCCGCCGGTGCCACGGTCCGCTCGCGCGACGGGGCGGTCACCGTGACGCTCGCGCCGAACGGCGCGCTCACGAACCTCGAGCTCGGGCACCGGGCGTGCGAACTGGGGCCCGCGCGGCTGACCGCGGCGATCATGGGGACGGTGCGCGAAGCCCAGCGCCAGACCGCCCGCAGCGTCGCGGACTCCTTCGCGACCATCAACGGCGACGGCGAGTCGACCGACATGGTCCGGTCGTTCCTGCCGCCGGACCCGCCACCCGACGGCGACTTCGCCGCGCCGGAGAGCGCCGAGCCCGAGCGCACCCCGCCGCCGGCCGTTCCCCCGGCGCGTCCGCCCGCGCCGCCGGCCCCGCCGTCCGCCGGGCCTGCCCCGCGTCGCCGTCCCCCGGCCGACGACCACCCCGACGACGAATCGAACCCCTGGTGA
- a CDS encoding helix-turn-helix domain-containing protein: MSLRRVLALPSWAEHVRLLAGAAGLDRPLATVQATLDASHRPAPGELTVVARPVAGTDWQIDALVRRCADAGATGVLLPGTEPLTASRLLADRLAVPLLTTGAPPLDLLVEARLLLAAPEIDRANLLLATHRALGDRLRPPEEVVAVVRRLLRSPVAVLDDRGAPLAGEVTGRVRLDEAVPQRTEVDGGVLLAHPVLLQRPAMWLAAELRGTEAARADVVPPALAVAAGALQRWLLANRLELERDARSRTALLGDLLRLDTEPGADLRRRVADAGWRLGGWHVGLHIGVPAAVDTVARTQEVMRALDVDAVVVEHGDGWTGWVTFDHEPTAERVRSLATRLQAAHRTLRLGAHMGVGRPHPRPEGLAATVAEALDAARLAATRPETGHFLHVDQLGMAQLLLEWTRTDTFEPAARALVAPLRSVPGDLVRTLSAYLDAESSIAETATVLGVHRNTVAARIARIEQLLGVDLSRPDERLALHLASRAVILSDE; the protein is encoded by the coding sequence ATGAGCCTGCGGCGGGTGCTCGCCCTTCCCAGCTGGGCGGAGCACGTCCGGCTGCTCGCCGGTGCGGCCGGGCTCGATCGTCCACTCGCGACGGTTCAGGCCACTTTGGACGCTTCGCACCGGCCCGCTCCCGGGGAGCTGACCGTCGTCGCCCGGCCGGTCGCCGGGACCGACTGGCAGATCGATGCCCTGGTGCGGCGCTGCGCCGATGCCGGCGCCACCGGGGTGCTGCTGCCCGGGACCGAACCGCTCACCGCGTCGCGCCTGCTCGCCGACCGGCTGGCCGTGCCGCTGCTGACCACCGGCGCGCCGCCCTTGGACCTGCTCGTCGAGGCCCGGCTGCTGCTCGCCGCGCCCGAGATCGACCGGGCGAATCTGCTGCTGGCCACCCACCGCGCGCTCGGCGACCGGCTGCGCCCGCCCGAGGAGGTCGTCGCCGTGGTGCGGCGGCTGCTGCGGTCGCCGGTCGCGGTGCTCGACGACCGCGGGGCGCCGCTGGCCGGCGAAGTGACCGGGCGCGTCCGCCTGGACGAGGCGGTGCCACAGCGGACCGAGGTGGACGGCGGCGTCCTCCTGGCTCATCCCGTGCTGCTGCAGCGGCCGGCGATGTGGCTGGCGGCCGAGCTGCGGGGAACCGAGGCCGCGCGGGCCGACGTCGTCCCGCCCGCGCTCGCCGTCGCGGCCGGGGCGCTGCAGCGGTGGCTTCTCGCCAACCGGCTGGAGCTGGAACGGGACGCGCGCTCGCGCACGGCGCTGCTCGGCGACCTGCTGCGCCTCGACACCGAACCGGGCGCGGACCTGCGCCGTCGCGTGGCCGACGCCGGCTGGCGGCTCGGCGGCTGGCACGTCGGGCTGCACATCGGCGTCCCGGCGGCGGTCGACACGGTGGCGCGCACGCAGGAGGTCATGCGGGCGCTGGACGTCGACGCGGTCGTCGTCGAGCACGGCGACGGCTGGACCGGCTGGGTCACCTTCGACCACGAACCCACGGCGGAACGGGTGCGCTCCCTCGCGACCCGGCTCCAGGCGGCGCACCGGACGCTGCGCCTGGGCGCGCACATGGGGGTCGGGCGGCCGCACCCGCGGCCGGAAGGGCTCGCGGCGACCGTCGCGGAAGCCCTCGACGCGGCCCGGCTGGCCGCGACCCGGCCCGAAACCGGCCACTTCCTGCACGTCGATCAGCTCGGCATGGCCCAGCTGCTGCTGGAGTGGACCCGCACGGACACGTTCGAGCCGGCGGCGCGGGCGCTGGTCGCGCCGTTGCGCTCGGTGCCGGGCGACCTGGTCCGGACCCTCTCGGCCTACCTCGACGCCGAGTCGTCGATCGCCGAGACCGCCACGGTGCTGGGCGTGCACCGCAACACCGTGGCGGCCCGGATCGCGCGGATCGAGCAGCTGCTGGGGGTGGACCTGTCCCGCCCGGACGAGAGGCTGGCGCTGCACCTCGCGTCCCGGGCGGTGATCCTCTCGGACGAGTGA
- a CDS encoding DUF917 domain-containing protein: protein MRITAGDVAALERGVALLGSGGGGDTVTAAVLLRQLLSDGRALVVSSTAELAPSARVVPIGVVGATAAFTEKLPGGGEFAAAVAAVERWTGERADALMSIEIGGLNGLLPLVVADQLGLGYVDADLSGRGLPRLDQFSVAATGRGVAPAALAEPGGQVVVLAAGSDAVIERGTRAFLAGSGGWAAFALAPIPAGELAGCTVPGTTSGALELGRRVLAVGESPPRDALETALAGSVLARGRVLEVARHLGPGQHGSPGFGRGSVTLADHRDGGLLRLEMENEYLLALRDGTPVASTPDVLSVLDHRTGVPVSCDAIRTGVEVDVVRLAAAPFWTDPRWLPVVRPRAYGIDCDPVGIG, encoded by the coding sequence ATGCGCATCACCGCTGGTGACGTGGCCGCCCTCGAGCGCGGGGTGGCCCTGCTCGGGTCCGGCGGCGGCGGGGACACCGTGACCGCCGCCGTGCTGCTGCGCCAGTTGCTCTCGGACGGCCGTGCGCTGGTGGTGTCATCGACGGCCGAGCTGGCGCCTTCGGCACGAGTGGTGCCCATCGGCGTGGTCGGCGCGACGGCGGCGTTCACCGAGAAGCTGCCGGGCGGTGGTGAGTTCGCGGCCGCGGTGGCCGCCGTCGAACGCTGGACGGGCGAGCGTGCCGACGCGCTGATGTCGATCGAGATCGGCGGCCTCAACGGGCTGCTGCCGCTGGTCGTGGCCGATCAGCTCGGGCTGGGGTACGTCGACGCCGACCTGTCCGGCCGCGGCCTGCCCCGGCTCGACCAGTTCTCGGTGGCGGCGACCGGCCGCGGGGTCGCGCCCGCGGCGCTGGCCGAGCCCGGCGGGCAGGTCGTGGTGCTGGCGGCCGGGTCCGACGCGGTGATCGAGCGGGGCACCCGGGCGTTCCTGGCCGGCTCCGGCGGGTGGGCGGCGTTCGCGCTGGCCCCGATCCCGGCCGGGGAGCTGGCGGGGTGCACGGTGCCGGGAACGACGAGCGGCGCTTTGGAGCTGGGCCGCCGGGTGCTGGCGGTGGGGGAGAGCCCGCCGCGAGACGCGCTGGAAACGGCGTTGGCGGGGTCGGTGCTGGCCCGTGGGCGGGTCCTGGAGGTGGCGCGGCACCTCGGGCCCGGGCAGCACGGCAGCCCGGGGTTCGGCCGCGGCAGCGTCACGCTGGCCGACCACCGCGATGGCGGGCTGCTGCGGCTGGAGATGGAGAACGAGTACCTGCTGGCACTGCGCGACGGCACGCCGGTGGCCTCGACGCCGGACGTGCTGTCGGTGCTGGACCACCGGACGGGCGTCCCGGTCTCGTGCGACGCGATCCGCACGGGCGTGGAGGTCGACGTGGTGCGGCTGGCGGCGGCCCCGTTCTGGACCGACCCCCGGTGGCTGCCGGTGGTGCGGCCGCGGGCGTACGGCATCGACTGCGACCCGGTGGGGATCGGATGA